Proteins from a genomic interval of Balaenoptera musculus isolate JJ_BM4_2016_0621 chromosome 16, mBalMus1.pri.v3, whole genome shotgun sequence:
- the ZNF22 gene encoding zinc finger protein 22: MRLGKPKGGISRSSSQGKVYENQRKTGRQRQRWGMTVRFESSLSRLKRSLDEKPYKCVECEKSFSQSSTLFQHQKIHTGKKSHKCADCGKSFFQSSNLIQHRRIHTGEKPYKCDECGERFKQSSNLIQHQRIHTGEKPYQCDECGRCFSQSSHLIQHQRTHTGEKPYQCSECGKCFSQSSHLRQHMKVHKEEKPRKTRGKNIRAKTHLVSSWKAGKGRKSVAGLR; this comes from the coding sequence ATGCGGTTAGGAAAACCTAAGGGAGGTATATCTCGGAGCTCAAGCCAAGGAAAAGTCTATGAGAACCAGCGCAAAACAGGCCGGCAGCGGCAGAGATGGGGAATGACTGTTCGCTTTGAATCAAGCTTGAGTAGGCTGAAAAGAAGCTTGGATGAGAAGCCTTATAAATGTGTCGAATGTGAAAAGAGTTTCAGTCAGAGCTCAACTCTTTTTCAACACCAGAAGATCCATACTGGAAAGAAATCCCATAAATGTGCTGATTGTGGAAAAAGTTTCTTTCAGAGTTCTAATCTCATTCAGCATCGACGGATCCATACTGGGGAAAAGCCCTACAAATGTGATGAGTGTGGAGAAAGGTTTAAACAGAGCTCAAATCTCATTCAGcaccagagaattcatactggagaaaaaccctatcAGTGTGATGAATGTGGCCGATGTTTCAGCCAGAGTTCCCACCTCATTCAACATCAGAGAACCcacacaggggagaaaccctACCAGTGCAGTGAATGTGGCAAATGCTTCAGCCAGAGCTCTCATCTTAGGCAGCACATGAAGGTGCACAAAGAAGAGAAGCCTCGTAAAACCCGGGGCAAAAATATTAGGGCAAAAACTCACTTAGTATCATCTTGGAAAGCTGGTAAAGGAAGGAAGTCAGTGGCTGGTCTCCGCTAA